A single region of the Salicibibacter cibi genome encodes:
- a CDS encoding YqhG family protein, giving the protein MEQAEVHNYLRRFFHAGGAGLLQNTPSKLEVQLNKMLDLELMNRPFYWHYLEKTGGEPKPLKLNLSTDIRADTPSAEKVHFGSPRLHQIFSSAAEKGAVTRLYENHHEKNQTPLYPWLGLNVRISYTCHRRRDIIRSFGIQLISGETIDLFMKRLAPLPLVSAIPDYTFTMAHLIQPMSAVQRIKKYLLNDIRNQKHAWANEATNRMEDDLALLDRFYETSDKENDDAYSLEKEAIHQQYQPAIELTFINGGIFYLRKDTY; this is encoded by the coding sequence ATGGAACAGGCAGAAGTTCATAACTACCTTCGCCGTTTTTTTCACGCCGGAGGAGCAGGGCTGTTACAAAACACACCGTCCAAACTGGAAGTTCAACTCAATAAAATGCTCGATCTCGAGCTCATGAACCGCCCATTTTACTGGCATTATTTAGAAAAAACCGGCGGGGAACCGAAACCATTGAAATTGAACTTGTCTACGGATATAAGGGCTGATACACCTTCTGCAGAAAAAGTGCATTTCGGCTCTCCCCGTCTTCATCAAATTTTTTCTTCCGCTGCTGAAAAGGGCGCAGTCACACGGCTTTACGAAAATCATCATGAAAAAAACCAGACGCCCCTATACCCTTGGCTCGGGTTAAACGTGCGCATTTCCTACACTTGCCACCGCAGACGCGATATCATCCGCAGCTTTGGCATTCAATTAATTAGCGGGGAAACCATTGATCTTTTCATGAAACGACTGGCGCCACTCCCGCTCGTTTCTGCGATCCCCGATTATACGTTTACAATGGCCCATTTGATTCAACCGATGAGCGCCGTACAAAGAATCAAAAAATACCTTCTCAATGATATTCGCAACCAAAAACACGCTTGGGCTAATGAAGCCACCAATCGAATGGAAGACGATTTAGCCTTGCTCGATCGCTTTTATGAAACGTCCGATAAGGAAAACGATGATGCATATAGCTTGGAAAAAGAAGCGATCCATCAACAATATCAACCGGCGATCGAGCTAACCTTTATTAACGGTGGCATCTTTTATTTGCGAAAGGATACATACTAG
- a CDS encoding YqzE family protein yields MNPNPYFKYLVESFLRRLDRFAAPKEMSRKQRRKLKKKEKSRLFTVFGAIPTAIKISMRKSR; encoded by the coding sequence ATGAATCCAAACCCTTATTTTAAATACCTCGTTGAATCCTTTTTACGCAGGCTTGACCGATTTGCCGCTCCAAAAGAGATGAGCCGAAAACAGCGGCGGAAGTTAAAGAAAAAAGAAAAATCGCGGTTATTCACTGTATTCGGAGCAATTCCCACTGCGATAAAAATTAGTATGCGCAAATCAAGGTGA
- a CDS encoding MBL fold metallo-hydrolase produces the protein MNWKQAPLGPVQTNAFVLYNEEREAVIFDPGGDGESFAAALKKENLKALAILLTHAHFDHIGAVDHIRDTFNIPVYLHQREAHWLQDPAKNLSVNMSPEGITARPAEHLIDSEQSLTVGPFAFRIFETPGHSPGSVSYYHEPTDTVFSGDVLFQSGIGRTDLPGADETTLLSSIHQKLLELPEDTTVACGHGPVTTISAEMDGNPFLNGL, from the coding sequence ATGAATTGGAAGCAAGCCCCGTTGGGCCCTGTACAAACCAACGCCTTTGTCCTTTACAACGAAGAAAGGGAAGCGGTTATCTTTGATCCGGGCGGGGACGGCGAGTCCTTTGCAGCTGCCTTGAAAAAAGAAAACCTAAAAGCCCTTGCCATTCTTTTAACCCATGCACATTTTGACCACATCGGTGCCGTTGACCATATCCGCGATACGTTTAACATCCCGGTTTACCTTCACCAACGTGAAGCGCACTGGTTACAAGATCCCGCGAAAAATCTTTCGGTCAACATGAGTCCCGAAGGTATAACCGCGCGTCCTGCCGAGCATTTAATCGACAGCGAGCAAAGCTTAACCGTAGGCCCTTTTGCTTTTCGGATATTTGAAACCCCGGGCCATTCACCGGGAAGTGTCTCATACTATCACGAACCTACCGACACGGTTTTCTCCGGCGACGTCCTCTTTCAAAGCGGCATCGGACGCACCGATCTCCCCGGCGCCGATGAAACCACCCTTCTCAGCAGCATCCATCAAAAACTTTTGGAACTCCCGGAAGATACAACTGTTGCTTGTGGCCACGGACCGGTTACAACGATTTCCGCCGAAATGGACGGCAATCCGTTCCTTAATGGTTTATAG
- a CDS encoding lipoate--protein ligase family protein has translation MEKEKWLFIDSGACSPSYNMALDEMLLHWHSEGLIPPVIRFYEWNPATLSIGYFQKIHKEIDLEAVERHGLGLVRRPTGGRGVLHDKELTYSVIVSEDHPYMPATVTEAYRVISTGLLEGFKALGLDASFSVPSSESAREELKQPRSAVCFDAPSWYEMVVEGRKISGSAQTRQKGVIMQHGVLLIDLDTEQLFDVFLYPSERVRRRMQKAFAEKAVPINDLTNEKLDVDDIRSAFTKGFERGLEINLSRYTLTPAQEKDVRALAKSRYENEEWTYRR, from the coding sequence ATGGAAAAAGAAAAATGGTTGTTCATCGACTCCGGAGCTTGTTCTCCTTCGTATAATATGGCTTTGGATGAAATGCTTTTACATTGGCATAGCGAGGGGCTTATTCCGCCGGTGATTCGATTTTATGAATGGAATCCGGCCACGCTTTCCATCGGCTATTTTCAAAAGATACATAAAGAAATCGACCTGGAAGCGGTGGAGCGGCATGGACTGGGGTTGGTGAGGCGTCCCACGGGCGGTCGAGGCGTTTTGCATGATAAGGAATTAACGTACAGCGTGATCGTGTCCGAAGATCACCCGTACATGCCCGCGACTGTTACCGAGGCCTATCGCGTAATTTCGACAGGGCTTTTGGAAGGGTTTAAAGCCTTGGGATTGGATGCTTCCTTTTCGGTCCCCTCATCCGAAAGCGCGCGGGAGGAACTGAAACAACCGAGGTCTGCCGTGTGTTTTGATGCGCCTTCCTGGTATGAGATGGTTGTCGAAGGGCGTAAAATTTCAGGCAGTGCCCAAACGCGCCAGAAGGGCGTGATTATGCAGCATGGCGTCCTCTTGATCGACTTGGATACAGAACAGCTTTTTGATGTCTTTTTGTATCCGAGTGAACGCGTGCGCAGACGAATGCAAAAAGCGTTTGCGGAGAAAGCCGTGCCCATCAATGACTTAACGAATGAAAAATTGGACGTTGACGATATACGATCGGCTTTTACGAAAGGCTTTGAACGCGGTTTGGAGATTAACTTATCCCGTTACACCTTAACGCCCGCACAGGAAAAAGATGTGCGGGCGCTGGCTAAATCACGTTATGAAAATGAGGAATGGACGTACCGTCGATAG
- the gcvT gene encoding glycine cleavage system aminomethyltransferase GcvT gives MTEKRRTILYDRHVALGAKMVPFGGFEMPVQYDSIKAEHRAVREAVGLFDVSHMGEALIAGESAFNTVQTILTNDASKLEVGKAQYSLMCNENGGIVDDFLVYQMGPEKYMVIPNAANRETDIAWLKQHAQAGTTVTDVSDDYALLALQGPKAVEVLQSLTDEDVGAIGTFRFQTDVAVDGRSAIVSRSGYTGEDGYEIYCGTKDAGAIWDALLTAGESVGIKPCGLGARDTLRFEARLPLYGQELTETISPLEAKLGFAVKVNKDADFIGKKALAAEKEHGPARKIVGIEMIDKGIPRTNYPIFDDNDNEIGHVTSGTQSPTLGKNLGLAIVKTEYASNDTEIIVDVRKRKRRAKVVLTPFYSR, from the coding sequence TTGACAGAAAAGCGGCGCACCATTCTTTATGATAGGCATGTGGCGTTGGGGGCGAAGATGGTTCCGTTCGGAGGCTTTGAAATGCCTGTCCAATACGATTCCATCAAAGCGGAACACCGTGCGGTGCGGGAGGCGGTTGGCCTTTTTGATGTTTCCCATATGGGGGAGGCATTGATTGCAGGGGAATCTGCATTTAACACCGTACAAACAATCTTGACGAACGATGCTTCCAAATTGGAAGTGGGCAAAGCTCAGTATTCATTGATGTGCAATGAAAATGGCGGAATAGTGGACGATTTTCTCGTCTATCAAATGGGACCCGAAAAATACATGGTCATCCCCAATGCCGCCAATCGCGAGACAGATATCGCTTGGCTCAAGCAACACGCGCAAGCGGGTACGACGGTGACGGATGTTTCCGATGATTACGCGTTGCTTGCGCTGCAAGGCCCGAAAGCGGTTGAGGTATTGCAATCATTAACAGATGAAGACGTGGGGGCGATCGGTACGTTTCGCTTTCAGACGGACGTAGCTGTTGACGGCCGAAGTGCAATCGTGTCCCGTAGCGGTTACACCGGGGAAGACGGGTATGAAATCTACTGCGGGACGAAAGATGCCGGCGCTATTTGGGACGCGTTGCTTACCGCCGGTGAAAGCGTTGGCATTAAACCTTGCGGGTTAGGTGCCAGGGATACGCTTCGTTTTGAGGCTCGCTTGCCGTTGTACGGCCAAGAACTTACGGAGACGATCAGCCCTTTGGAAGCAAAGCTCGGCTTTGCGGTGAAAGTAAACAAAGACGCTGATTTTATAGGGAAGAAAGCGCTGGCAGCAGAAAAAGAACATGGACCGGCTCGTAAGATTGTTGGCATTGAGATGATAGACAAAGGGATTCCGCGCACGAATTATCCCATTTTTGATGACAACGATAATGAAATCGGACATGTTACTTCCGGGACGCAGTCACCGACGCTCGGAAAAAATCTCGGTCTTGCGATCGTGAAAACGGAGTATGCTTCCAACGATACCGAAATTATCGTAGATGTCCGAAAACGCAAACGAAGAGCCAAAGTGGTACTGACGCCGTTTTATTCCCGATGA
- the gcvPB gene encoding aminomethyl-transferring glycine dehydrogenase subunit GcvPB, with product MKRKGQALIFELSREGRSGASLPENDVPEVDVEALLPDDYVRKTEPELPEVSELQLMRHYTALSKRNFGVDSGFYPLGSCTMKYNPKINEVIARMPGLAHLHPYQPESHVQGALQLMHELQESLAAITGMKEVTLQSAAGAHGEWTGLMMIRSFHEANGDFNRTKVIVPDSAHGTNPASASVAGFDPVTVKTDERGLVDMDHLREVTGEDTAALMLTNPNTLGLFEEDIAEMAEIVHGAGGKLYYDGANSNAILGKATAGDMGFDVVHMNLHKTFTGPHGGGGPGSGPVGVKTELVPYLPRPLLVKEDGQYKWDYDRPKSIGRIKPFYGNYGINVRAYAYIRSMGPDGLRQVSEDAVLNANYLRKRLEPYYDIPYPQYCKHEFVLSAKRQKKLGVRALDIAKRLLDYGMHPPTIYFPLNVEECMMIEPTETEAKETLDEFADAMIAIAKEAEEDPDLVLEAPHETVISRLDETQAARKPVLTYLDQ from the coding sequence ATGAAAAGGAAAGGACAAGCGCTCATCTTTGAATTAAGCAGAGAAGGCCGCAGCGGAGCATCGTTGCCTGAAAATGACGTTCCGGAGGTCGATGTGGAAGCGTTATTACCGGATGATTATGTGCGAAAAACGGAACCTGAACTTCCGGAAGTGTCGGAGCTACAGCTGATGCGCCATTACACGGCACTGTCAAAACGAAATTTCGGTGTGGATTCCGGCTTTTATCCACTCGGTTCCTGCACGATGAAATATAATCCGAAAATCAATGAAGTGATCGCCCGGATGCCGGGCCTTGCCCACCTTCATCCTTATCAGCCGGAATCGCACGTGCAAGGGGCACTGCAATTAATGCACGAGTTGCAGGAGTCGCTCGCTGCGATCACCGGCATGAAAGAAGTTACGTTACAATCGGCAGCCGGTGCCCACGGGGAATGGACCGGGCTCATGATGATTCGCTCCTTCCATGAAGCGAACGGAGATTTTAACCGTACGAAAGTGATCGTCCCGGACTCTGCGCACGGTACGAATCCGGCTTCGGCAAGTGTGGCTGGCTTTGACCCGGTGACGGTTAAGACGGATGAACGAGGACTCGTTGATATGGACCATTTGCGGGAAGTGACCGGTGAGGATACAGCAGCATTAATGCTTACGAATCCGAATACGCTCGGACTCTTTGAAGAAGACATTGCGGAAATGGCTGAAATCGTTCACGGCGCGGGCGGCAAGTTATATTACGACGGTGCCAATTCCAACGCGATTTTAGGAAAAGCAACGGCAGGAGACATGGGCTTTGACGTCGTTCACATGAATTTGCATAAAACGTTTACCGGCCCGCATGGCGGTGGCGGCCCGGGAAGCGGCCCCGTCGGCGTGAAAACGGAACTTGTTCCATATTTGCCCCGGCCATTGCTTGTGAAAGAAGACGGGCAGTATAAATGGGATTATGACCGTCCGAAGTCTATTGGGCGCATTAAACCGTTCTATGGCAATTACGGCATTAATGTCCGTGCCTATGCGTATATCCGTTCCATGGGGCCGGACGGCCTGCGCCAAGTATCTGAAGACGCCGTTTTAAATGCCAACTATTTAAGAAAACGGCTGGAACCTTATTACGATATTCCTTACCCGCAATATTGCAAGCATGAGTTTGTTTTATCGGCAAAACGGCAAAAGAAACTGGGTGTGCGCGCGCTTGATATCGCCAAGCGTTTGCTCGATTACGGGATGCATCCACCAACGATCTATTTTCCGCTCAATGTGGAAGAGTGTATGATGATCGAACCTACCGAAACGGAAGCGAAAGAAACGCTCGATGAGTTTGCGGACGCAATGATCGCGATTGCCAAAGAAGCAGAGGAAGATCCGGATCTTGTACTGGAGGCGCCGCATGAAACGGTTATTTCTCGGCTTGACGAAACACAGGCCGCGAGAAAGCCGGTATTGACATATTTGGATCAATAG
- a CDS encoding rhodanese-like domain-containing protein, translated as MDFLEILSFILWGGLIVFAATMLIRRLRTPSYLTPLTQDEFIQGYRKAQLIDVREPKDYDGGHIWGARNIPMSQLKQRLQEVRKDQQVYLYDNSGAKSRQAARILKKKTGNDNLHYLKNGFKKWTGKIKKKKK; from the coding sequence ATGGATTTTTTGGAGATCTTATCATTCATTCTTTGGGGCGGGCTCATTGTTTTCGCCGCTACAATGCTTATACGCCGTTTACGAACGCCTTCATACCTCACACCACTTACCCAAGATGAATTTATCCAAGGGTACAGAAAAGCGCAATTGATCGATGTGCGTGAACCGAAGGACTATGATGGCGGCCACATATGGGGCGCACGGAACATCCCCATGTCACAACTCAAACAGCGCCTGCAGGAAGTGCGCAAAGACCAACAAGTCTATCTTTATGACAATTCAGGCGCGAAAAGCCGCCAAGCCGCACGCATTCTAAAGAAAAAAACCGGCAACGATAACCTTCACTATTTGAAAAACGGATTTAAAAAATGGACAGGCAAAATAAAGAAAAAGAAGAAATAG
- a CDS encoding DUF2626 family protein, which produces MSRMYRVMAFWTGVFAVLFFVGEMYEVSLLFFANTAAFVGLGFMGLTERTYLYIFGAYLTLFMVGFSYYTIFLMEPTLGH; this is translated from the coding sequence ATGAGTCGCATGTACCGTGTGATGGCTTTTTGGACAGGGGTCTTCGCCGTATTATTTTTTGTGGGAGAAATGTATGAAGTGTCCCTGTTATTCTTTGCTAATACGGCGGCATTCGTAGGGCTTGGTTTTATGGGGCTTACCGAACGCACATATTTATACATATTCGGTGCTTACTTAACTTTATTTATGGTTGGCTTTTCTTACTATACGATTTTTCTCATGGAACCAACCCTTGGTCATTAA
- a CDS encoding DUF2759 family protein gives MAVGSIVTAVAVLSVFAFFRELKRRNFIGVGFSALSILVFGFFGLMTLLVSGAPEM, from the coding sequence ATGGCAGTGGGATCAATCGTTACGGCAGTGGCTGTTCTTTCGGTTTTTGCTTTTTTCCGTGAGTTAAAACGAAGAAACTTTATCGGGGTCGGATTTTCGGCACTCAGCATTCTTGTCTTTGGTTTTTTTGGTTTAATGACTTTGCTTGTAAGTGGAGCACCGGAAATGTAG
- the gcvPA gene encoding aminomethyl-transferring glycine dehydrogenase subunit GcvPA → MEKTHRYLPMTKNDRREMLETVGASDVPELFSDIPDNVRSRSELNIRQALSERALVEHFQSLASKNEAVKDYPSFLGAGVYDHHIPSTVDAVISRSEFYTAYTPYQPEISQGELQAIFEFQSMIATLTGMEIANSSMYDGHTALAEGALMAATQKRMKKQTILISETVHPEARDVVQTFVNGPRLTLNTIPSNAGKTDVQSLKDMLHDDVAGVVVQYPNFYGTIEDLKALREAADAVDALLIVKSNPLALGVLAPPGEFGADIVVGDTQPFGIMGQYGGPHCGYFATKKAFMRKVPGRLVGESVDEEGQRGYVLTLQAREQHIRRDKATSNICSNQALNALASSVALAAFGKHGIKDMAVQNMQKAHYAKTSLQAAGFSLVYDGPHFNEFVIDVGSSVKDVNQALFSKGMIGGLDLGRFNGEQDHHMLVCVTELRTKAEIDQFVEALKETATQ, encoded by the coding sequence ATGGAAAAAACCCATCGCTATCTACCGATGACAAAAAATGATCGCCGGGAAATGTTGGAGACGGTGGGAGCGAGTGACGTTCCCGAATTATTTTCCGATATACCGGACAACGTCCGTTCCCGGTCGGAATTGAACATACGACAGGCTTTGTCGGAGCGAGCACTTGTCGAGCATTTCCAATCGTTGGCTTCTAAAAATGAAGCGGTGAAAGATTACCCTTCCTTTCTCGGTGCCGGCGTATATGACCATCATATCCCGTCGACGGTGGACGCGGTCATTTCACGATCCGAATTTTACACGGCATATACGCCGTATCAACCTGAAATTTCGCAAGGAGAATTGCAAGCGATTTTTGAGTTTCAAAGCATGATTGCAACCCTCACCGGCATGGAAATTGCGAATTCATCGATGTACGATGGCCACACCGCCCTTGCCGAAGGAGCATTGATGGCCGCCACCCAGAAGAGAATGAAAAAGCAGACGATATTGATCTCCGAAACCGTGCATCCGGAAGCAAGAGACGTGGTGCAAACGTTTGTGAACGGTCCGAGGCTTACCTTGAATACGATCCCAAGCAATGCAGGAAAAACAGATGTCCAATCGTTAAAAGATATGCTTCATGATGATGTTGCCGGTGTTGTTGTGCAGTATCCGAACTTTTACGGAACGATCGAAGATTTGAAAGCACTTCGTGAAGCGGCAGATGCCGTGGATGCGTTGCTGATCGTAAAAAGCAACCCGCTTGCGCTCGGTGTCCTCGCTCCACCCGGTGAATTTGGAGCGGATATCGTCGTAGGCGACACCCAACCGTTTGGCATTATGGGGCAGTACGGCGGTCCGCACTGCGGTTATTTTGCCACGAAAAAAGCTTTTATGAGAAAGGTGCCGGGCCGACTTGTCGGTGAATCGGTCGATGAAGAAGGGCAACGCGGATATGTGTTAACGCTCCAAGCACGCGAGCAGCATATTCGACGGGACAAAGCCACCTCTAATATATGTTCCAACCAAGCATTAAACGCACTCGCTTCGTCGGTAGCCTTGGCTGCATTCGGGAAACATGGCATTAAAGACATGGCTGTGCAAAATATGCAAAAGGCCCATTACGCAAAAACGTCTTTGCAGGCCGCCGGCTTTAGCCTCGTGTATGACGGTCCGCATTTTAACGAATTTGTCATCGACGTTGGTTCTTCGGTAAAAGACGTAAATCAAGCGTTATTTTCCAAGGGAATGATCGGCGGATTGGACTTGGGTCGCTTTAATGGGGAACAAGATCATCACATGCTCGTTTGCGTGACGGAACTGCGCACGAAAGCGGAAATCGATCAGTTTGTGGAAGCGTTAAAAGAAACGGCAACCCAATAA
- the mntR gene encoding transcriptional regulator MntR, whose amino-acid sequence MATASMEDYLERIYQLIEEKGYARVSDIADTLEVHPSSVTKMVQKLDKSGYLVYEKYRGLVLTAKGNKIGKRLVYRHELLEDFLHMIGVDESYIYRDVEGIEHHLSWDSIDRIGDLVQYFQEDENRLKALQEHHKNPE is encoded by the coding sequence ATGGCGACGGCCAGTATGGAAGATTATTTGGAGCGTATTTATCAATTAATAGAAGAAAAAGGATATGCTCGCGTTTCCGATATTGCGGACACACTTGAGGTTCATCCATCTTCAGTGACGAAAATGGTTCAAAAACTGGATAAAAGCGGCTACCTCGTTTATGAAAAATATCGAGGTTTGGTACTCACCGCAAAAGGAAATAAAATCGGCAAACGTTTGGTTTACCGGCACGAATTGCTCGAAGATTTTTTACATATGATCGGTGTTGATGAGAGCTATATTTACCGAGATGTTGAAGGCATTGAACACCATCTCAGCTGGGACTCGATTGATCGAATTGGGGATCTCGTTCAGTATTTTCAAGAGGATGAAAATCGATTGAAAGCATTGCAGGAACATCACAAAAACCCGGAATGA
- a CDS encoding DEAD/DEAH box helicase — protein MYIDIHFSADWEDQFKQALHHEGPWSSWEMYQLAYEAQTHKAVPSFDGLVAPTHLPELSLYDHQFETARRVVEDMNGKAILADEVGLGKTIEAGLVLKEYMIRGLVKKALILSPASLVNQWTQELNEKFYIPAVSQKKTYVWDRCDVVVASMDTAKHSPHREIVLEQPYDMIIIDEAHKLKNANTKNYAFIKALKKRFCLLCTATPVQNRIEELFHLVSILKPGHLGDEKSFKAKYKNDTEATEDIQKLVQNVMVRNRRDNTNVSWTHRHVENVNVEMSKEERAMYDAVCDLKQTVQDLHGFSLTTLQREACSSKEALGVTISNMMKNGMLNEAQATPVVHAMHEIQTNAKAEQMLKQLRASSEKTIIFTEYRATQLYLQWFLAQHKIKSVPFRGGFKRSKKDWMRMLFRDHVPVMIATEAGGEGLNLQFCHHMINYDLPWNPMRVEQRIGRIHRLGQEHDVHITNYAIENTVEARILNLLYEKINMFEGVIGRLDDILERYSGQELERYVEDALDSGTEGEARLKFHHLTELMNQEGDQHGTGRSS, from the coding sequence ATGTACATAGATATCCATTTCTCCGCCGACTGGGAGGACCAATTTAAACAAGCATTGCATCATGAAGGCCCATGGTCTTCATGGGAAATGTATCAACTTGCTTATGAAGCACAAACGCACAAAGCGGTCCCATCCTTCGACGGACTCGTCGCTCCCACGCATTTGCCGGAACTTTCCTTGTATGATCATCAATTTGAGACAGCAAGGCGTGTCGTTGAAGATATGAACGGGAAAGCCATCCTCGCTGACGAAGTAGGGCTTGGGAAGACGATAGAGGCCGGTCTTGTTTTAAAGGAATACATGATACGAGGCCTCGTCAAAAAGGCGCTTATTCTATCCCCGGCGTCCCTGGTGAATCAATGGACGCAAGAGCTTAATGAAAAATTTTACATTCCTGCCGTCTCCCAAAAGAAAACGTATGTATGGGATCGGTGCGATGTCGTCGTCGCTTCGATGGACACCGCCAAACATTCCCCCCATCGGGAAATCGTACTCGAGCAACCTTATGACATGATCATTATTGATGAAGCACATAAGTTAAAAAATGCCAACACGAAAAACTATGCATTCATCAAAGCGCTGAAAAAACGCTTTTGTTTACTATGTACCGCCACCCCTGTGCAAAACCGGATCGAAGAACTGTTTCACCTCGTTTCGATTTTGAAACCCGGACATCTTGGCGATGAAAAAAGCTTTAAAGCCAAGTACAAAAACGATACAGAAGCAACCGAAGACATTCAGAAACTCGTGCAAAACGTGATGGTCCGCAACCGCCGCGACAATACGAACGTGTCCTGGACTCATCGGCATGTTGAAAATGTAAACGTGGAAATGTCGAAAGAAGAACGCGCCATGTATGATGCCGTGTGCGATTTAAAACAAACAGTGCAAGACCTCCACGGTTTTTCATTAACGACGTTACAAAGGGAAGCATGTTCCAGCAAAGAAGCCTTGGGGGTGACAATTTCAAACATGATGAAAAACGGGATGTTAAACGAAGCACAAGCTACTCCCGTTGTTCACGCCATGCATGAAATCCAAACAAATGCAAAAGCGGAGCAAATGTTGAAACAACTCCGGGCTTCTTCGGAAAAAACGATTATTTTCACGGAATACCGGGCAACCCAACTCTACCTGCAGTGGTTTCTTGCCCAACATAAAATAAAATCGGTCCCGTTTAGAGGCGGATTTAAACGCAGCAAAAAAGACTGGATGCGCATGCTCTTTCGTGATCACGTCCCGGTCATGATTGCCACTGAAGCCGGCGGCGAAGGGTTAAACTTACAATTTTGCCACCATATGATTAATTATGACCTTCCCTGGAATCCGATGCGCGTGGAACAACGCATTGGAAGGATTCACCGCCTCGGCCAAGAACATGATGTACACATTACGAATTACGCAATTGAAAATACAGTAGAAGCACGCATCCTCAACCTCCTTTATGAAAAAATCAATATGTTCGAAGGCGTCATCGGGCGTTTGGACGACATTTTGGAACGCTATTCCGGACAGGAATTGGAAAGATACGTAGAGGATGCTCTGGATTCCGGCACAGAAGGCGAGGCACGGCTCAAATTTCATCATTTAACCGAGCTCATGAATCAGGAGGGAGATCAACATGGAACAGGCAGAAGTTCATAA
- the dat gene encoding D-amino-acid transaminase codes for MEKVLFNDKMIDRENALFSFDDRSMYFGDGVYEVIRVYSGHPYKLEMHLQRLQRSADELDIPYSIKEKQTLKKRVTELIDTNDLTHDGYVYIQLSRGAAARDHLYERHIDPFIFAFTKEMETPVNQQEQGIAVYLTEDIRWLRCDIKTVNLLGNVLAKRQAADHDCSEAIQHRGDTITEGSSSNLFIVKDGRLQTHPADNLILNGITRQIVADLAEEQGLPVSFTPFTTAELLEADEAFITSTINEITPIIEWRGTRHGMLNIGPITAQLQKALQADIERTRSGE; via the coding sequence ATGGAAAAAGTCCTTTTTAATGACAAAATGATTGATCGCGAGAACGCTCTCTTTTCATTCGATGACCGTAGCATGTATTTTGGCGATGGCGTTTATGAAGTGATTCGCGTTTACAGTGGGCACCCTTATAAGTTGGAGATGCATTTGCAACGACTGCAAAGAAGTGCGGATGAATTGGACATCCCTTACTCCATTAAAGAGAAGCAAACGTTAAAAAAAAGAGTGACTGAATTAATCGATACGAATGACCTTACCCATGACGGCTATGTCTACATTCAATTGTCACGTGGGGCTGCTGCCCGTGATCACTTGTATGAGCGGCATATTGATCCGTTTATTTTTGCTTTCACAAAAGAGATGGAAACCCCTGTAAACCAACAAGAACAAGGGATAGCGGTTTATTTAACCGAAGACATCCGTTGGTTGCGTTGTGATATCAAAACCGTAAACCTGCTCGGCAATGTGTTGGCGAAACGGCAAGCAGCCGACCATGACTGCTCGGAAGCGATTCAACACCGGGGGGACACGATCACGGAAGGTTCTTCGTCCAACTTATTTATCGTCAAAGATGGACGTTTGCAAACGCATCCTGCCGACAACCTGATCTTAAATGGCATCACCCGTCAAATCGTCGCCGATTTAGCGGAAGAACAAGGGCTGCCCGTTTCATTTACCCCGTTTACAACCGCGGAATTACTCGAAGCCGATGAAGCCTTCATCACAAGCACCATTAATGAAATTACGCCAATCATAGAATGGCGAGGAACCCGACACGGGATGCTGAACATTGGTCCAATTACGGCGCAATTGCAAAAAGCGCTGCAAGCAGATATCGAAAGAACTCGAAGCGGGGAGTGA